One part of the Lytechinus pictus isolate F3 Inbred chromosome 3, Lp3.0, whole genome shotgun sequence genome encodes these proteins:
- the LOC135153422 gene encoding calcium-dependent secretion activator 1-like → MLDPSSSDEDSENDYEDETDSLSAPSQSGTRICASSSDSLQANNSVQPNTGHRQSVVRPASPSPSLISEKERKEAERLEKEEEDHKKRLQLYVFVMRCIAYPFNAKQPTDMMRRQTKVTKPQLQTIKERFQAFINGETQIVADEAFCNAVQSYYEVFLKSDRVLKMVLSGGCSSHDFREVFKNNVEKRVRSLPEIDGLSKETVLSSWMAKFDAIYRGEEDPRKQPQRLSTSAASELILSKEQLYEMFQNILGVKKFEHQLLFNACQVG, encoded by the coding sequence ATGTTGGATCCGTCGTCGAGCGATGAAGACTCGGAAAATGACTATGAAGACGAGACAGATTCGCTGTCGGCACCAAGTCAAAGTGGGACTCGAATATGTGCATCCAGCAGCGACAGTTTGCAAGCAAACAACTCCGTGCAACCCAACACAGGGCACCGGCAGTCGGTGGTTCGCCCCGCCAGCCCTAGCCCGTCGCTTATCAGCGAGAAAGAACGCAAGGAAGCAGAGCGTcttgaaaaggaagaagaagaccATAAGAAAAGATTGCAGCTGTACGTCTTCGTGATGAGATGCATTGCTTATCCTTTCAATGCCAAGCAACCGACGGATATGATGAGGAGGCAAACAAAAGTAACCAAACCCCAGCTGCAGACAATCAAAGAGAGATTCCAAGCATTTATAAACGGTGAAACTCAAATCGTCGCAGACGAAGCATTTTGCAATGCCGTTCAGAGTTATTACGAAGTTTTCTTGAAGAGCGATCGAGTGTTGAAGATGGTCTTGAGCGGGGGATGTTCTTCCCATGACTTTCGAGAGGTGTTCAAGAATAACGTTGAGAAGCGGGTGCGGAGTTTGCCCGAGATCGACGGTTTGAGCAAAGAAACTGTTTTAAGTTCATGGATGGCCAAGTTTGACGCTATctacagaggagaagaagatccAAGGAAACAGCCACAGAGATTGTCGACGTCTGCTGCATCTGAGCTCATTCTTAGCAAGGAGCAGCTCTATGAGATGTTTCAAAATATCCTTGGGGTCAAGAAGTTTGAGCATCAATTACTATTCAATGCATGTCAGGTAGGTTGA